The following proteins come from a genomic window of Aspergillus oryzae RIB40 DNA, chromosome 4:
- a CDS encoding isoleucine--tRNA ligase ILS1 (Isoleucyl-tRNA synthetase) — MSIDFPKEEELTLKRWREIDAFQRQVELSRGRKPYTFYDGPPFATGLPHYGHLLASTIKDIIPRYWSMKGHYVERRFGWDTHGVPIEYEIDKKLGMSGLEAVEKLGIEKYNEECRAIVMRYASEWRETIERLGRWIDFDNDYKVESQPMSYFYFCKERGKRPLTMNTSFMESVWWVFKQLFDKDLVYRGYRVMPYSTALNTPLSNFEAQQNYKDVQDPAVVVSFPLVEDPETCLLAWTTTPWTLPMNTGLAVNPTFEYIKILDEASGKHYILLESLLRTLYKDPKKAKFKIVDRFKGSAMKDWKYTPLFDYFYEEFKDHGFRVLNAEYVTADDGTGVVHQAPAFGEDDYRVGMESGVISETRLPPNPVDETGCYTAEIRDFVGQHVKAADKPIIKHLKGIGRLIVDSQITHSYPFCWRSDTPLIYRAVPAWFVKIPCIIPQMLEGIEGSHWVPSFVKEKRFSSWIQNARDWNISRNRFWGTPLPLWVSDDFKEIVAVGSAEELKELSGYQGELTDLHRDKVDKITIPSKQGKGVLRRVSEVFDCWFESGSMPYASQHYPFENKEQFEKSFPGDFIAEGLDQTRGWFYTLTVLGTHLFGKLPFKNCVVNGIVLAEDGKKMSKRLKNYPDPSLIMNRYGSDALRLYLINSPVVRAEPLRFKEAGVKEIVAKVLLPLWNSYKFFEGQVALLKKSQGVDYVFDPKAEATNTNVMDRWILASCQSLLKFVNEEMAGYRLYTVVPRLLGLIDNTTNWYIRFNRRRLKGENGVDDTLHALNTLFEVLYTLVRGLAPFTPFLTDTIYQKLLPHIPEALRSEDSRSVHFLAFPEVREELFDEVVERRVSRMQKVIEMARVSRERRTLGLKTPLKTLVVIHQDPQFLEDVKSLQSYILEELNVIELILSSDEEKYNVQYSVTADWPTLGKKLKKDAQKVKKSLPSLTSNDVKKFVSDKKILVDGIELVEGDLIVRRGVKEDASSEGMEPNADDDVLTILDANLYPELAHQGLGREIINRLQRLRKKAGLVPTDDVKMEYAILSDPENVGLGEAFQTQAQAIEKVVRRPLERFELVDGKVPSGDEERMIMEEEQEVQKATFMLRLLKL, encoded by the exons ATGTCGATTGACTTCCctaaggaggaggagcttaCCCTCAAGCGATGGAGGGAGATTGACGCCTTCCAGAGGCAAGTCGAGCTCTCTCGTGGCCGCAAACCGTACACTTTCTACGATGGTCCTCCGTTCGCAACAGGTCTTCCTCACTATGGCCATCTGCTGGCATCCACTATTAAAGATATTATTCCCAGATATTGGTCTATGAAGGGCCACTATGTCGAGAGACGATTCGGCTGGGATACTCACGGTGTACCTATCGAATATGAAATCGACAAAAAGTTAGGCATGTCGGGCTTAGAGGCTgtcgagaagcttggaaTTGAAAAGTACAACGAGGAGTGCCGAGCCATTGTTATGAGATACGCATCTGAATGGAGAGAGACTATTGAGAGACTTGGCAGGTGGATCGATTTTGACAATGACTACAAGGTAGAATCCCAACCAATGTCCTATTTTTACTTTTGCAAGGAGAGGGGAAAACGCCCTCTC ACCATGAACACATCCTTCATGGAGTCCGTATGGTGGGTTTTCAAGCAACTCTTCGATAAGGACCTAGTATACAGAGGCTACCGCGTTATGCCTTACTCCACTGCTCTCAACACCCCCCTTAGTAACTTCGAAGCTCAACAAAACTACAAAGACGTTCAAGATCCTGCCGTTGTGGTATCGTTCCCTCTGGTGGAAGATCCTGAGACCTGCCTGCTTGCGTGGACCACCACCCCTTGGACCCTGCCGATGAACACTGGCCTTGCAGTTAACCCTACTTTTGAATACATCAAGATTCTTGATGAAGCCTCGGGCAAGCACTACATTCTTCTTGAATCCTTGCTTCGGACGCTCTATAAAGATCCCAAGAAGGCCAAATTCAAGATTGTCGATCGATTTAAGGGTTCGGCCATGAAAGACTGGAAGTATACGCCTCTGTTCGATTACTTCTATGAAGAATTTAAAGACCACGGCTTCCGCGTGTTGAACGCCGAATATGTTACGGCCGACGATGGTACCGGTGTTGTTCACCAGGCCCCTGCCTTTGGTGAGGACGATTACAGGGTTGGTATGGAAAGTGGCGTTATTAGCGAAACGCGCTTGCCACCTAACCCTGTCGACGAGACGGGATGCTATACAGCTGAGATTCGCGACTTTGTGGGTCAACATGTCAAAGCTGCCGACAAGCCTATCATCAAGCATCTTAAGGGAATTGGCCGCTTAATTGTTGATAGCCAGATCACTCACAGTTACCCATTCTGCTGGCGTTCTGACACTCCTCTGATCTATAGAGCCGTGCCAGCCTGGTTTGTCAAGATTCCCTGTATAATTCCTCAGATGCTCGAGGGCATCGAGGGCTCCCACTGGGTGCCCTCATTTGTGAAGGAAAAGCGGTTCTCCAGTTGGATTCAGAATGCCCGAGACTGGAACATTTCTAGAAACCGATTCTGGGGTACTCCTTTGCCCTTGTGGGTCAGCGACGACTTCAAAGAAATTGTCGCTGTGGGCAGCGCCGAAGAGCTCAAGGAACTCAGTGGATACCAGGGCGAACTTACTGATCTCCACCGCGATAAAGTGGACAAGATCACTATTCCCAGCAAGCAAGGCAAGGGTGTTCTGCGCCGTGTGAGCGAAGTGTTTGACTGTTGGTTCGAATCAGGCAGCATGCCGTACGCTTCTCAGCACTACCCATTTGAGAATAAGGAACAGTTTGAGAAGAGCTTCCCTGGCGATTTCATTGCCGAAGGACTGGATCAGACTCGTGGCTGGTTCTATACTCTGACTGTTTTGGGTACCCATCTGTTTGGCAAATTGCCTTTCAAGAACTGTGTCGTTAACGGTATCGTTCTTGCTGAAGacggaaagaagatgtctAAGAGATTGAAGAATTACCCAGATCCTTCTCTTATCATGAACAGATACGGTTCTGACGCTCTCCGTCTGTATCTGATTAACTCCCCCGTTGTACGCGCGGAGCCACTCAGATTCAAGGAAGCCGGCGTCAAGGAGATTGTTGCTAAggtgcttcttcctctttggaaCAGTTACAAATTCTTCGAGGGCCAGGTGGCTCTTCTCAAGAAGTCCCAGGGTGTTGACTACGTCTTTGATCCTAAAGCAGAagccaccaacaccaatgtCATGGACCGCTGGATCCTGGCAAGCTGCCAGAGTCTTCTCAAGTTTGTGAATGAGGAGATGGCAGGATACCGTTTGTACACAGTTGTTCCCCGGCTACTCGGACTGATTGACAACACTACCAACTGGTATATCAGATTCAACCGGAGACGTTTGAAGGGCGAAAACGGCGTTGATGACACTTTACACGCCCTCAACACCCTCTTTGAGGTCCTCTATACATTGGTCAGAGGACTTGCTCCTTTCACACCATTCCTTACCGATACCATCTATCAGAAGCTCCTTCCCCACATCCCAGAGGCTCTCCGTAGTGAAGATAGCCGCAGCGTCCACTTCCTTGCCTTCCCTGAGGTGCGTGAGGAGTTGTTTGATGAAGTGGTTGAGAGGCGTGTATCTCGGATGCAAAAGGTTATCGAAATGGCCCGTGTATCTCGTGAGCGCCGCACTCTTGGATTGAAGACTCCTCTGAAGACGCTTGTCGTTATCCACCAAGACCCGCAATTCCTCGAGGATGTGAAGTCTTTGCAAAGCTACATTCTCGAGGAACTAAACGTTATCGAGCTCATCCTGTCATCTGACGAGGAGAAATACAATGTCCAGTATAGCGTTACTGCTGATTGGCCGACCCTCGgaaagaagctgaagaaggatgcccaaaaggtcaagaagTCTTTGCCTTCGCTCACCAGCAATGATGTGAAGAAGTTTGTCTCAGACAAGAAAATACTTGTTGATGGTATTGAGCTTGTTGAAGGCGACCTTATCGTAAGACGGGGTGTCAAGGAAGACGCATCATCCGAGGGTATGGAGCCCAACGCCGATGACGATGTGTTGACCATCTTGGATGCGAACCTGTACCCGGAGCTGGCGCACCAAGGACTGGGCCGGGAAATCATTAACCGTCTGCAGCGTCTTCGTAAGAAGGCCGGCTTAGTCCCCACTGACGATGTCAAGATGGAATACGCAATTCTTTCGGATCCTGAAAATGTCGGTCTGGGTGAAGCCTTCCAGACGCAGGCCCAGGCCATTGAGAAGGTTGTACGCAGACCGCTCGAAAGGtttgagcttgttgatgGCAAGGTCCCTAGTGGTGATGAGGAACGCAtgatcatggaggaggaacaagAAGTCCAGAAAGCGACTTTTATGCTCAGGTTGCTCAAACTCTAG
- a CDS encoding Sfi1 family protein (predicted protein): MPPVPPQRRHLSYEDPSLSDEDVGLLYQVITRAERDPEVERLPYRVLFKAYDEVIAEHGVDPDPRYACLRFLLKMGSKNILGDSLFEKFENLLERMGIVIEIGEDDYEGNDTYADSVPSTDGRLKAKVDRDTAYGESTTQPTPRRRASFNSMYDVGDDPTQRSFANRPSSRSSLSRLPIDKPEFPSTRPSPKRALAKQADSTDRTQLIAQFLDVGRRLMNKMDLLDRDTDGRNNGDHVSNGVHARYAVDRDRSKRMAKASRSRTRHSLSSEGSDGDAESSSVSAEGDDSVEKPEVPLELLYRPSLSDLLRDASTFNMYRQRAINRRLLTQWLKKAIQTRQSHQHMEVVAINRDRGTLLRQAFETWHSIIQTQRRAAQTDRFFKHLEERASRARDLYLVTKAFTHWAQVASEEVARTSAARRHVLSVKYFNAWREITAVNELKAQRFALRRPFNIWKRKVHHIKDSEKEVTVAHDKRLIHGMYWRWFWSFCERRAPQWYDYCLKRRSLLYWLRKFRTNRERNHEIEVKNKHLALSAAWQMWSQRSKAIATGNKEAAVKQRQHLLHKTLGEWKIQSHLAPPASRVSGMVDRRILQTAYVQWVKRIRMLQHAREMNRLRILRNSWTTWNDLLRCQALSARIEERLKIETMYKWILAERFSLMQRIRDQRITREVFSRFVTNVRRTYTRLLDHAEVHEDRRNEELLKAKLICWRDQFALQRHREFVAFEFYAPRLLQESLIAWRSKSQHVAKLEGWANNAQFYFTAIKTLNKWHAATLESAKRRRQAAYAKTRRKLKMNLAANALENWRARAHDVFDMDQQALQFSRRKSLSIASELLHRWHEQTAKRNQDNHEAEVYHSRRVAYDQLIRLAEALLECHRLNQQADSMYRVHVLGQANVCLRRLSLRIFQIRSTNETAEAMKERNLRRHSRSIFRHWLEKLRLNVEARDSPRPLVTPARNFDGPSGNFRTSRSIFDPWSQTETPFKSNDLIADAQNVSTTPVTTPNYLTSPSKRAVRARALAQASTTPATPLYTPFASRLLRAGTTAPRSGSNPRTRNGRGSALATSVRFVDEEPESPTNARRSANRRI, from the exons ATGCCTCCCGTACCCCCTCAGCGTAGACATTTGTCCTATGAAGACCCGTCGCTTTCAGACGAAG ATGTCGGCCTTCTCTATCAAGTCATCACCCGCGCTGAGCGAGACCCAGAGGTGGAGCGCCTTCCATACAGAGTGTTATTCAAAGCGTATGATGAAGTCATCGCAGAACATGGCGTCGATCCAGATCCACGCTATGCCTGCTTGCGCTTCTTACTCAAGATGGGAAGCAAGAATATCTTAGGAGATTCCCTCTTTGAGAAATTCGAGAACCTACTTGAACGGATGGGAATAGTCATTGagattggtgaagatgattatGAAGGCAATGACACTTATGCGGACAGTGTACCTTCAACAGATGGTAGGCTCAAAGCAAAGGTCGATCGCGACACCGCTTATGGAGAAAGCACTACACAGCCCACCCCGAGGAGGCGAGCATCGTTCAATTCCATGTatgatgttggtgatgaCCCTACACAAAGGAGCTTCGCCAATCGCCCAAGTTCGCGCTCTTCCTTATCCCGTCTGCCAATCGACAAACCCGAATTCCCTAGTACCAGGCCATCACCAAAACGGGCGCTCGCTAAGCAGGCTGATTCGACTGACAGAACTCAGCTGATTGCGCAGTTCTTGGATGTTGGACGCCGCCTTATGAATAAAATGGATCTCTTGGATAGGGATACGGATGGACGAAATAACGGAGATCATGTCTCTAATGGAGTACATGCCAGGTATGCGGTTGATCGAGATCGCTCAAAGAGGATGGCCAAAGCCTCCCGGTCGCGCACACGGCACTCATTAAGCTCAGAAGGCTCTGACGGAGATGCAGAGAGTTCATCGGTATCCGCTGAAGGTGACGACTCTGTAGAAAAGCCCGAAGTTCCACTGGAATTGCTGTATAGACCATCGCTCTCCGATTTGCTGCGTGATGCGTCAACATTTAACATGTATCGTCAACGTGCTATTAACCGGCGGTTGCTTACGCAATGGTTAAAGAAAGCCATCCAAACTCGACAAAGTCATCAGCATATGGAAGTTGTCGCCATCAATCGCGATAGAGGCACGCTTCTTCGTCAAGCCTTCGAGACGTGGCACTCGATCATTCAAACGCAACGACGAGCAGCACAAACCGACCGCTTTTTTAAGCATCTAGAGGAGCGCGCTTCACGGGCCCGCGATCTCTACCTCGTAACCAAAGCTTTCACCCACTGGGCGCAGGTCGCTTCGGAAGAAGTAGCAAGGACTTCTGCGGCGCGAAGACATGTGCTAAGTGTCAAATACTTCAACGCGTGGCGCGAAATAACAGCCGTTAACGAGTTGAAGGCCCAAAGATTCGCGTTACGGCGACCATTCAAtatctggaagaggaaggtccATCATATAAAGGATTCCGAGAAAGAGGTGACTGTTGCCCACGACAAGAGACTTATACACGGCATGTATTGGAGATGGTTCTGGTCTTTCTGCGAACGGCGTGCTCCTCAATGGTATGACTATTGCCTCAAAAGGCGGTCACTGTTGTACTGGCTGCGGAAATTTCGTACAAACAGAGAACGCAACCATGAGATAGAAGTCAAGAACAAACATCTGGCTCTTAGTGCAGCGTGGCAAATGTGGTCTCAAAGGTCCAAAGCGATCGCTACCGGCAATAAAGAGGCAGCAGTCAAGCAGCGTCAACACCTTCTGCACAAAACTcttggagaatggaaaaTCCAATCCCATCTTGCTCCTCCCGCGTCTCGTGTGTCTGGCATGGTTGATCGACGAATCCTCCAAACCGCATATGTTCAGTGGGTAAAGCGGATTCGAATGCTGCAGCACGCGAGAGAAATGAATCGTTTGAGAATCCTACGTAACTCGTGGACAACTTGGAATGACCTGCTTCGCTGTCAGGCCCTCAGTGCGCGGATCGAAGAACGTCTGAAAATCGAAACGATGTATAAATGGATATTGGCGGAAAGATTCTCTCTTATGCAGCGGATTCGAGATCAACGAATCACGCGCGAGGTGTTTTCTAGATTCGTAACGAATGTCCGTCGAACCTACACTCGTTTACTTGACCATGCCGAAGTACACGAGGACCGTCGGAATGAAGAGCTGCTAAAGGCCAAGCTAATCTGCTGGCGTGACCAGTTCGCACTTCAGCGTCACCGAGAATTCGTTGCCTTTGAATTCTATGCACCACGACTACTTCAAGAGTCGCTGATAGCTTGGCGATCGAAATCACAACATGTGGCCAAACTCGAAGGATGGGCTAATAATGCACAGTTCTACTTTACAGCAATCAAGACACTAAACAAGTGGCATGCAGCGACATTGGAATCCGCTAAGCGGCGCCGCCAGGCAGCTTACGCGAAGACACGAAGAAAGCTCAAGATGAACCTTGCTGCAAACGCTCTCGAAAACTGGCGTGCGAGGGCCCATGATGTATTCGACATGGATCAGCAGGCCTTGCAATTTAGTCGAAGAAAATCACTGAGCATTGCGTCTGAACTCCTGCATCGATGGCATGAGCAAACTGCAAAGCGAAATCAAGATAACCACGAAGCTGAAGTCTATCATTCGCGGAGAGTCGCTTACGACCAATTGATACGTTTGGCAGAGGCCTTGCTGGAATGCCACCGTTTAAATCAGCAAGCAGACAGTATGTATCGCGTACATGTCTTGGGACAGGCGAACGTTTGCCTGCGCAGGCTTAGTCTCCGTATTTTCCAAATCAGAAGCACCAATGAGACAGCAGAAGCTATGAAAGAGAGGAACTTGAGACGGCATTCAAGAAGTATATTCCGCCACTGGTTGGAGAAATTGAGATTGAACGTTGAGGCTCGGGATTCTCCGAGGCCGCTTGTTACACCTGCACGAAATTTCGACGGCCCAAGTGGGAATTTTAGGACAAGTCGATCTATATTCGATCCTTGGTCTCAAACTGAGACGCCTTTCAAATCCAACGACCTTATTGCGGATGCCCAGAATGTCTCGACAACTCCAGTGACCACCCCTAACTACCTGACCTCGCCATCCAAGCGGGCCGTACGGGCAAGGGCACTCGCACAGGCCTCTACGACTCCTGCAACACCGTTATACACGCCGTTCGCCAGTCGACTCCTGCGTGCAGGAACTACGGCACCGAGATCTGGCTCCAACCCACGAACCCGTAACGGCCGGGGCAGTGCTCTGGCCACGAGCGTTCGGTTCGTAGACGAGGAGCCAGAATCACCTACGAATGCTAGAAGGTCGGCTAATCGACGGATCTAG
- a CDS encoding putative intracellular protein transport protein (UsoA) (ER-Golgi vesicle-tethering protein p115), producing MFRILESQAPAKQTATDTINTLSSRLQSATLLEDRRAAIQGLRSFAKIYPASVASGALRPLIGCLRNDQEDVDTVKVVLEALLMLFSPDESSPEASDEIALWLSDEFTQRQDNITALLDLLDTRDFYSRLYSLQLIFQISSARPERTQECILTAPLGIPRLVSALGDAREPVRNEALLLLIALTPSSEELQKLVAFENAFDLLFTLIEKEGSLSHGSEVIEDCLSLLANLLRLNISNQSYFRETGCVKRLAKLLADVNHEQESDEPTPQWTLAQRDKNIWGLLVIIQLFLVRGGINTPANQMAFWHSGVMEQVLSTAFSQRFSVNVTSKALATCADLIRGNQPLQERFGDVEVFWGAQPAEGASNGELANQGLQPINVIEALLKLSLEPATLQLLDARLAACECVKAFFANHAGIRVHVLRRAIDGHLSGQDEIPNILTALLLPPESRGNADPYQTWMASVLMFHLLFENAEAKAIAMEVTEGDAESGEEVITCIQSIVGNLLTGMQRGDDERISVGYLMLLCGWLFEEPDAVNDFLGEGSSIQSLLQEIKHRYVSNVLVSGLCTILLGVIYEFSSKDSPIPRKTLHQLLTEQMGREQYIDKITRFRESPMVRDFEVLPQTVGGQYEGGLPEIFFDKTFVDFLKDNFGRMIRAIDREPGLEISVITNGIERGVSRELVDSLKAELEERSQAVQKLESDLVALHNRLEQEQLEYRKARETSAMEITRIQQINESLQRHHAQELAALEEQHQHAKNELVKQYGEQLRTIDYQLKETSVEYEKKSYKARQHHEAEVADLQKKIRSLEAELGRAQEQHTGEAANLKATIQALRSSADKANENHAAEVSNLHNTVQKLDFEASQSQRQHAAEVSNLNQTIHSLQSEVEALKQQNESNSAEHKITNERLQKELDTAKEKATQDIQAVHDDYTSKCAALEKRAEEAEQKTGQKLQRELEKVKLEAKDQAEEARKAKENESVAQKSTQEIDELRKELEKLKSEVKEKEEARKSAQSELEDLLIVFGDLEAKRNEDKKRLKDLGQEVSEAEDDDDDDEEDEDDEE from the exons ATGTTTCGAATTCTCGAATCGCAGGCGCCGGCCAAACAAACGGCAACGGATACAATCAACACTCTCAGCAGTAGACTTCAAAGTGCGACTCTACTGGAAGACCGACGGGCGGCAATTCAAGGCCTGAGAAGCTTCGCGAAAATCTATCCTGCCTCTGTTGCATCTGGCGCGCTGCGACCATTGATCGGCTGTCTCAGGAATGATCAAGAGGATGTAGATACGGTCAAGGTGGTCTTGGAGGCCCTGTTGATGTTATTTTCTCCCGATGAGAGCAGC CCTGAAGCATCTGATGAAATAGCTCTTTGGCTATCCGATGAGTTTACTCAG CGACAAGACAATATAACAGctcttcttgaccttcttgatACTCGCGACTTCTACTCCCGCTTATATTCTTTGCAATTGATATTTCAAATTTCTAGTGCGCGACCGGAGAGGACGCAGGAGTGTATTCTAACAGCTCCGTTGGGTATTCCGAGGCTAGTCAGTGCCCTGGGCGACGCTCGAGAGCCGGTTCGAAATG AAGCCTTACTGCTCCTCATTGCCCTGACACCTTCCTCGGAGGAGTTGCAAAAACTCGTTGCCTTTGAGAATGCGTTCGATCTTCTATTTACCCTaatcgaaaaagaaggctcTTTGTCACACGGGTCAGAGGTCATCGAAGACTGTCTCTCTCTGCTCGCGAACCTTCTTAGACTTAATATATCCAATCAGTCCTATTTTCGGGAGACGGGATGTGTCAAGCGATTGGCAAAGCTCCTTGCTGATGTCAACCATGAACAGGAATCAGATGAACCCACTCCGCAATGGACTCTTGCTCAGCGAGACAAGAACATCTGGGGTCTTCTGGTTATTATTCAGCTATTCCTAGTTCGGGGTGGGATCAACACGCCCGCTAACCAAATGGCCTTCTGGCACAGTGGCGTTATGGAGCAAGTTTTGAGCACAGCCTTCAGTCAGAGGTTTAGTGTCAATGTTACGTCCAAG GCACTGGCAACATGTGCGGACTTGATCCGCGGGAACCAGCCATTACAGGAGAGGTTTGGGGATGTTGAGGTCTTCTGGGGCGCACAGCCTGCAGAAGGTGCTTCTAATGGAGAGCTAGCAAACCAAGGACTTCAACCAATTAATGTAATCGAAGCATTACTCAAGCTGAGCCTTGAGCCTGCTACACTACAGCTGCTCGATGCGCGCCTAGCTGCCTGTGAATGTGTCAAGGCCTTCTTCGCAAACCATGCCGGAATTCGCGTCCATGTTCTGCGCAGAGCCATCGATGGTCATTTGAGCGGACAAGATGAGATCCCAAATATTCTGACCGCTTTGCTTCTCCCACCAGAATCTCGTGGGAATGCTGACCCATATCAGACTTGGATGGCTTCTGTTCTAATGTTCCACCTACTCTTTGAGAACGCCGAGGCAAAAGCAATAGCCATGGAGGTTACGGAAGGCGATGCTGAGAGTGGGGAGGAAGTCATAACTTGCATCCAGTCAATAGTAGGCAACTTACTTACTGGCATGCAACGAGGTGACGATGAAAGAATCTCTGTCGGATACTTGATGCTGCTCTGTGGTTGGCTTTTTGAAGAACCCGATGCCGTCAATGATTtccttggagaaggcagcagCATCCAAAGCTTATTGCAAGAAATCAAACATCGCTATGTTTCTAACGTGCTCGTGTCTGGCCTATGCACTATTTTGTTGGGTGTCATATATGAGTTCTCCTCGAAGGATTCGCCCATCCCTCGCAAGACTTTGCACCAATTACTGACCGAACAAATGGGCAGGGAGCAATATATTGATAAGATAACAAGATTCAGGGAATCTCCTATGGTTCGGGACTTTGAAGTCTTGCCACAAACTGTCGGTGGGCAGTACGAGGGTGGGCTACCTGAAATATTTTTCGACAAGACATTCGTGGACTTCCTCAAGGATAACTTTGGCCGTATGATTCGTGCCATCGATCGTGAACCAGGGTTGGAGATATCAGTTATTACGAACGGCATTGAGAGAGGAGTCTCGCGTGAACTGGTTGATTCTCTGAAAGCTGAACTCGAAGAAAGGAGCCAGGCAGTGCAGAAACTGGAATCTGATCTAGTTGCCTTGCACAATAGACTTGAACAAGAGCAGCTTGAATACAGAAAAGCCCGGGAAACCAGTGCCATGGAAATAACTAGAATACAGCAAATCAACGAGTCGCTTCAAAGACATCATGCGCAAGAACTAGCAGCGCTGGAggaacaacatcaacatgcGAAAAATGAACTCGTAAAGCAGTATGGCGAACAGCTCCGGACCATCGACTATCAGCTGAAAGAGACTTCCGTTGAATACGAGAAAAAGAGCTACAAAGCTCGAcagcaccatgaagctgAGGTAGCCGatctgcagaagaagatccgaTCGCTGGAAGCGGAACTTGGACGGGCCCAAGAACAGCATACTGGAGAGGCTGCTAATCTCAAAGCTACTATCCAAGCCTTGAGATCCAGTGCTGACAAGGCAAACGAAAATCATGCAGCAGAAGTTTCAAATTTGCATAATACTGTTCAAAAGCTCGACTTTGAGGCTagccagagccagagacAGCATGCTGCTGAAGTATCCAACCTCAACCAAACTATCCATAGTCTACAGTCAGAGGTTGAGGCTCTCAAGCAACAAAACGAGAGCAACTCCGCTGAACATAAGATCACAAATGAGAGATTACAAAAGGAACTCGATACGGCCAAAGAGAAAGCTACGCAAGATATTCAGGCTGTACATGATGACTATACCTCCAAGTGTGCTGCTCTAGAAAAACGAGCTGAGGAGGCGGAGCAGAAAACAGGGCAGA AGTTGCAAAGAgagttggagaaggtcaagttGGAAGCCAAGGATCAGGCCGAAGAAGCTCGCAAGGCAAAGGAGAACGAATCGGTTGCGCAGAAATCCACCCAAGAGATCGATGAGTTACGGAAAGAGTTGGAAAAGCTGAAATCAGAGGttaaagagaaagaagaagcacgCAAGTCAGCCCAATCCGAACTAGAGGACCTCCTGATTGTGTTCGGAGACTTGGAGGCTAAGAGGAACGAAGACAAG AAACGCCTGAAAGACCTTGGACAGGAAGTATCCGAAgccgaagatgacgatgacgatgacgaggaagatgaggacgatgaggaatGA